A single genomic interval of Croceibacter atlanticus HTCC2559 harbors:
- a CDS encoding DUF5522 domain-containing protein — MQFKKRIPIEDGDYYLTPEGYKCFTEQYHLKRGYCCESGCRHCPYGFNKTKK, encoded by the coding sequence ATGCAATTTAAAAAGCGAATACCTATTGAAGACGGAGATTATTATCTAACTCCAGAAGGCTACAAGTGCTTTACAGAACAATACCATTTAAAAAGAGGTTACTGTTGTGAAAGTGGCTGCCGACATTGCCCATATGGATTCAATAAAACTAAAAAATAG
- a CDS encoding carboxypeptidase-like regulatory domain-containing protein gives MVNNYRLIIMLFIALLSYSSWSQVGINTTTPNNGSLLDVDARDKGILIPRINISDLSNIAPIAGLANALEISSAESLLVYNTNTSTGKGFHYWDGTTWIPLGDKNLGKDDLTQSEEPRTYDMNGEDLNFTNGAFGINTPNPNGAFEATSTENYNAYTFTQDNSLTGEKDVFTIEDQDVGGGGQDHSSVLKVLKSGNINTGDNGFSLIELANTGTNPGNNKYWISGRTTDEGAPLWGVDVTDNDYWSDGGITLGVTTNSNGTYSNGNFRVDSNGDTGIKNTNPQEALHISGANETIRIESLNEANNNININSIPEPVYVDNEGNLILQPTLTQVYMDQNNLNFLGNGVFMETTGARITQLVFSTTITLLESSLVNITYSLPTIITPFGESSGIIQDGHPRNFRSYIRVGTDANDALANDSDRYGYASAIFVNDENESGGNISISNGWYYIVGNGFVELPAGTHTIQLMGEIIGGDFGFRATFGTSDYERFQVIVHR, from the coding sequence ATGGTTAACAATTATCGTCTTATTATAATGCTATTTATTGCATTACTTTCTTATTCAAGTTGGTCTCAAGTAGGTATTAATACAACTACGCCAAATAACGGATCTCTGTTAGATGTAGATGCAAGAGATAAGGGCATTTTAATACCCAGAATAAATATTTCAGACCTTTCAAACATAGCTCCAATTGCAGGTTTGGCAAATGCTTTAGAAATATCTTCTGCTGAAAGTTTATTAGTATATAATACTAACACAAGTACAGGAAAAGGTTTTCATTATTGGGATGGTACAACTTGGATTCCATTGGGTGATAAAAATTTAGGAAAGGATGATTTAACACAGTCAGAAGAGCCTAGAACCTATGATATGAACGGTGAAGACCTTAATTTTACTAATGGTGCTTTTGGTATAAATACACCAAATCCTAACGGCGCTTTTGAAGCCACAAGTACAGAAAATTATAATGCATATACGTTTACACAAGACAACAGCTTAACTGGAGAAAAAGATGTCTTTACTATAGAAGATCAAGATGTAGGTGGTGGAGGTCAAGACCATAGCTCTGTTTTGAAAGTTTTAAAGAGCGGAAATATTAATACTGGTGATAATGGTTTTAGCTTAATTGAATTAGCAAATACAGGAACAAATCCTGGAAATAATAAATATTGGATCTCTGGTCGTACTACAGATGAAGGCGCTCCACTTTGGGGCGTAGATGTTACAGATAATGATTATTGGTCTGATGGCGGAATTACACTAGGAGTTACAACCAACTCTAATGGTACTTATTCAAATGGGAACTTTAGGGTAGATAGCAATGGTGACACAGGTATAAAAAATACAAACCCTCAGGAGGCATTACATATTTCTGGAGCAAACGAAACAATTAGAATAGAAAGTCTGAATGAAGCTAATAATAACATAAATATTAATTCAATTCCCGAACCAGTTTATGTTGATAACGAAGGAAATTTGATTTTACAACCAACACTAACTCAAGTGTACATGGATCAAAATAATTTAAATTTTCTTGGGAATGGTGTATTTATGGAAACTACTGGTGCGAGGATCACTCAGCTTGTATTTTCAACGACAATTACACTTTTAGAAAGCTCTTTAGTAAATATTACATATTCACTACCAACTATTATTACTCCATTTGGCGAATCTTCAGGTATTATTCAAGACGGTCATCCACGTAATTTTAGAAGTTATATTAGAGTAGGTACAGATGCAAATGATGCATTGGCAAACGATTCAGATAGGTATGGTTATGCATCTGCTATATTTGTAAACGATGAAAATGAAAGCGGAGGAAATATATCAATAAGTAATGGATGGTATTATATTGTAGGTAATGGATTTGTAGAACTGCCAGCAGGTACACATACTATACAATTAATGGGTGAAATTATAGGAGGAGATTTTGGCTTTAGGGCTACTTTTGGTACTTCAGATTATGAAAGATTTCAAGTTATTGTTCATCGCTAA